A genomic stretch from Magnetococcales bacterium includes:
- a CDS encoding Rpn family recombination-promoting nuclease/putative transposase — MKFIDPRIDFAFKKIFGSEDAKDILISFLESLLGLEGDRRIAELTILDPFLAPRIRDLKSSVLDVRCKDHRGISYIVEMQIEKVAAFLKRIQYNSAKAYAQQIARGVDYPRLKQVIAITITDFVLFEGFDHCVSVHESRERVTGNPYLLDIIHYFVELPKFSKDLDSCVSVFDQWIYFLKHADRIEEIPAKMGSAPIRHAFEKAKIANMTPDELELYDKAEIAVADARGRVALAREEGQSKGRLEGRLEGLQEGLLEGERIGKAQILIQLLQKRFGPLPDAVRERIASAEREELERWSERVFDAGTVHSVFDSN; from the coding sequence ATGAAATTCATCGATCCCCGCATCGATTTTGCCTTCAAGAAAATATTTGGCAGCGAAGATGCCAAGGATATTCTCATCAGTTTTCTGGAGAGCCTGCTCGGACTCGAAGGCGACCGACGCATCGCCGAATTGACCATCCTGGACCCCTTCCTGGCCCCCCGAATCCGGGATCTCAAATCCTCGGTGCTGGATGTGCGCTGCAAGGACCACCGTGGCATCTCCTATATCGTCGAAATGCAAATCGAAAAGGTGGCGGCCTTTCTGAAACGAATCCAGTACAACAGCGCCAAGGCCTATGCCCAACAAATCGCCCGGGGGGTGGACTATCCCAGGCTCAAGCAGGTGATCGCCATCACCATCACCGATTTTGTCCTGTTTGAAGGTTTTGATCACTGCGTATCGGTTCACGAATCCCGGGAGCGGGTCACCGGTAACCCCTATCTTCTGGATATCATCCACTATTTTGTGGAACTCCCCAAGTTCTCCAAGGATCTGGACAGTTGCGTATCCGTTTTTGACCAGTGGATCTATTTCCTCAAACACGCGGACCGGATCGAGGAAATTCCGGCCAAAATGGGCAGCGCCCCCATCCGGCACGCCTTTGAAAAAGCCAAAATAGCCAACATGACCCCCGACGAACTGGAACTGTACGACAAGGCGGAAATCGCCGTGGCGGATGCCCGGGGACGGGTGGCATTGGCCCGGGAAGAGGGTCAGTCGAAAGGTCGGCTGGAAGGTCGGCTAGAAGGTCTCCAGGAGGGACTGCTGGAAGGCGAACGGATCGGAAAAGCCCAGATCCTGATCCAGTTGCTGCAAAAACGCTTCGGACCCCTGCCGGACGCCGTGCGCGAACGGATCGCCTCTGCGGAGCGGGAGGAGTTGGAACGTTGGAGTGAACGGGTCTTTGACGCCGGGACGGTCCACTCCGTGTTCGACTCCAACTAA
- a CDS encoding glycine zipper 2TM domain-containing protein, which translates to MKRGLVLPLALAGLLAAPTGAMADGGQGAAVGALGGALVGSLSGPSKNRVENSLIGAFAGGLLGAAIANDRDRQGHVVVHQALEYAPSYQTTTWVHPETHVSYVVVPRPARTIHGRVCREVEIQATIDAKRETLSGLSCRDRSGQWRLVDRVEASPVPAPSVVVAQPASSYVVVESPPPVYYPAPLVIYRGSSHPYRYGYPRYYDRDWRDRHWRYR; encoded by the coding sequence ATGAAACGCGGGTTGGTGTTACCTTTGGCCTTGGCCGGGTTGCTGGCAGCGCCCACCGGAGCCATGGCCGATGGAGGACAGGGGGCGGCCGTGGGGGCATTGGGGGGGGCTTTGGTGGGCAGTTTGTCGGGGCCATCCAAGAATCGGGTCGAAAACTCCTTGATCGGGGCATTTGCCGGGGGGTTGCTGGGTGCCGCCATTGCCAATGATCGGGATCGGCAAGGGCATGTGGTGGTCCATCAGGCCTTGGAATATGCTCCTTCGTATCAGACCACCACCTGGGTCCATCCGGAGACCCATGTCTCCTATGTGGTGGTGCCCCGACCGGCCCGAACCATCCATGGCCGTGTCTGTCGGGAGGTGGAAATCCAGGCCACCATCGATGCCAAACGGGAAACCCTCTCCGGCCTGAGCTGTCGGGATCGGTCCGGACAATGGCGTCTGGTGGATCGGGTGGAGGCCAGTCCGGTTCCCGCCCCCAGCGTGGTGGTGGCGCAGCCCGCTTCCAGCTACGTGGTGGTGGAGTCCCCGCCACCTGTGTACTATCCGGCTCCGTTGGTCATCTACCGGGGATCGTCTCATCCGTATCGTTACGGCTATCCCCGTTATTATGACCGGGATTGGCGTGACCGGCACTGGCGCTACCGCTAG
- a CDS encoding cell envelope integrity protein TolA, with protein sequence MPSRTTLLLSVALHLLIAALFFVVPFTQPPLPPQPVFAVALVEMPPKKMPSAPKEAPKAHPPKETPPKPPATPKEAPPAPPPPKETPPLPPPPKETPPVPPPPKETPPPPKETPPPPKEPEKPTPKKPEPPPVEPPKPPEKPVEKPVEKKPPEKPAEKPVEKKPPEKPVEKPVEKKPPEKPAEKPPEKPVEKKPPEKPAEKPPEKPAEKKPPEKPVEKPTEKSEKTSEKSTEKKPVEKPAEKPTEKKAEEWDLAKEIAKHQKASPTKGEAKAEESKPSPEPAAHPAATPAASADPPVSSFAISRWQHGVTNKVRDNWRKPGGLRGEAALEVTVVVQVGPNGVLLNPRVTHSSGNPLYDESVMRAITKTESVDSPPAGCQECRELEIRFRPEL encoded by the coding sequence ATGCCCTCTCGTACCACCCTGCTGCTTTCGGTTGCGCTCCATCTATTGATTGCGGCGCTGTTCTTCGTGGTGCCCTTCACGCAACCGCCACTGCCGCCGCAACCGGTGTTCGCCGTGGCCCTGGTGGAGATGCCACCCAAAAAAATGCCGAGCGCCCCCAAGGAGGCTCCCAAGGCTCACCCCCCCAAGGAGACCCCCCCCAAGCCGCCGGCCACGCCCAAGGAGGCTCCTCCGGCTCCGCCTCCACCCAAGGAGACTCCGCCGCTCCCGCCGCCGCCCAAAGAGACGCCACCGGTTCCGCCTCCGCCCAAGGAGACTCCGCCGCCTCCCAAGGAGACGCCGCCTCCGCCCAAGGAGCCGGAAAAACCCACACCCAAAAAGCCGGAACCGCCTCCCGTGGAGCCCCCCAAACCACCGGAAAAACCGGTGGAGAAACCCGTGGAGAAGAAACCACCGGAAAAACCGGCTGAAAAACCCGTGGAGAAGAAACCACCGGAAAAACCGGTCGAAAAACCCGTGGAGAAGAAGCCGCCGGAAAAACCGGCTGAAAAACCACCGGAAAAACCCGTGGAGAAGAAACCACCGGAAAAACCGGCTGAAAAACCACCGGAAAAACCCGCGGAGAAGAAGCCGCCGGAAAAACCGGTGGAAAAACCGACGGAGAAGTCTGAAAAGACCTCCGAAAAATCAACCGAGAAGAAACCGGTCGAAAAGCCGGCTGAAAAGCCGACGGAAAAGAAAGCCGAAGAGTGGGATCTGGCCAAGGAGATCGCCAAGCATCAGAAGGCATCGCCGACCAAGGGTGAAGCCAAGGCCGAGGAGAGCAAACCCTCCCCGGAACCGGCAGCCCATCCCGCTGCGACGCCTGCCGCGAGCGCGGATCCACCGGTTTCGTCCTTCGCCATCTCCCGTTGGCAACACGGGGTGACCAACAAGGTGCGGGACAACTGGCGCAAGCCCGGTGGATTGCGTGGCGAGGCGGCTTTGGAGGTGACGGTGGTGGTGCAGGTGGGACCGAATGGTGTCCTGCTCAATCCCCGGGTGACCCACTCCTCGGGCAATCCGCTGTATGACGAGTCGGTGATGCGCGCCATCACCAAGACGGAATCCGTGGACTCCCCGCCCGCGGGATGTCAGGAGTGTCGCGAACTGGAGATTCGTTTCCGACCGGAACTGTAA
- the tolR gene encoding protein TolR, whose protein sequence is MAMGSSMNNQGSDRLQAMSDINVTPMVDIMLVLLVIFMVTAPLLTQGVEVNLPDSEASAMSTDNEPLVISVTANGSTYIEDRAVTVTEMVDKIRAIRQNNPNFPVYVRGDRNAAYGSIMAVMSQLQLAGVDRVGLITEPPPG, encoded by the coding sequence ATGGCCATGGGATCCAGCATGAACAACCAGGGGTCTGACCGACTCCAGGCCATGAGCGACATCAACGTCACCCCCATGGTGGACATCATGTTGGTGCTGCTGGTGATCTTTATGGTGACCGCCCCGCTGTTGACCCAGGGGGTGGAGGTCAACCTCCCCGACTCCGAAGCCAGCGCCATGAGCACGGACAACGAGCCTCTGGTGATCAGCGTGACGGCCAATGGTTCGACCTATATCGAAGACCGGGCCGTCACCGTCACCGAAATGGTGGACAAGATCCGGGCGATTCGCCAGAACAATCCCAATTTTCCGGTCTACGTGCGCGGGGATCGCAATGCCGCGTATGGTTCGATCATGGCGGTGATGTCCCAGTTGCAGTTGGCCGGCGTGGACCGCGTCGGTCTGATCACCGAACCACCCCCTGGTTGA
- the tolQ gene encoding protein TolQ, translated as MTSHSIWDLVVQAGPVVKLVMLALLAASVVSWAIIIDKWRRFRRVTKDAAEFEERFWSGGSVAKLYQTAAQEWPESPIVTVFVTGFREWKRWESNGTRVSEVGDLFTNVRRAMTVSLNREVDNLGRGLTFLATVGSICPFIGLFGTVWGIMNSFLGLAGAKSTTLTMVAPGIAEALIATAMGLVAAIPAVIAYNKYAADLRRQHQKMDNFGSEFLNILERQSSRRGSQP; from the coding sequence CTGACTTCTCACAGCATTTGGGATCTGGTGGTCCAGGCCGGACCGGTGGTGAAACTGGTGATGTTGGCCCTGTTGGCCGCATCGGTGGTTTCCTGGGCCATCATCATCGACAAGTGGCGCCGTTTCCGTCGCGTCACCAAGGACGCCGCCGAGTTCGAGGAGCGTTTCTGGAGTGGCGGCAGCGTGGCCAAACTCTATCAGACCGCTGCCCAGGAGTGGCCGGAAAGCCCCATCGTCACGGTGTTCGTGACCGGCTTCCGGGAGTGGAAACGCTGGGAAAGCAATGGCACCCGGGTCAGCGAGGTGGGGGATCTGTTCACCAATGTGCGCCGGGCCATGACCGTCTCTTTGAACCGGGAAGTGGACAATCTGGGTCGGGGCTTGACCTTTCTGGCCACGGTGGGTTCCATCTGTCCGTTCATCGGCCTGTTCGGCACGGTGTGGGGCATCATGAACTCCTTTTTAGGTCTGGCCGGGGCCAAATCCACCACCTTGACCATGGTCGCCCCGGGCATCGCCGAAGCCTTGATCGCCACGGCCATGGGACTGGTGGCCGCCATCCCGGCGGTGATCGCCTACAACAAATACGCCGCCGATCTGCGCAGACAGCATCAGAAAATGGACAACTTCGGCTCTGAGTTCCTCAACATTCTGGAACGGCAATCCTCCCGTCGCGGGAGTCAACCCTGA